A portion of the Cryptomeria japonica chromosome 5, Sugi_1.0, whole genome shotgun sequence genome contains these proteins:
- the LOC131067485 gene encoding uncharacterized protein LOC131067485 has protein sequence MATTASSIPQRTFKTDPNSPLWKYVKITDQVKGGGTFNWICNFCSVKKTSSYSRVKAHFCAIPQQGIKPCPGRDGNGLPPQQIAGFIREQEEADARVGNASNHPLLKERGSRSKRPPTSPSQSNFPDIMVQSHPFLGIIDEEEPVIVKKSRGPLERAFKNDAREIADQSVGRCLYANGLSFNVVQSPYWQDMLRKVNEATQGYTGPGYEKVCSTLLAKEVKNLENALAPIRNSWKQTGVSIISDGWKDTKN, from the coding sequence ATGGCAACGACTGCTAGCTCAATTCCTCAACGGACTTTCAAAAccgacccaaattcacctttatggaaatatgtcaaaataacagaccaagtaaaaggtggtggaacatttAATTGGATATGCAACTTTTGTAGTGTGAAAAAAACTAGCTCCTACAGCCGtgtcaaagcccatttttgtgCCATTCCCCAACAAGGAATCAAACCATGTCCAGGAAGGGATGGAAATGGGttgccacctcaacaaatagcaggatttattagagagcaagaggaagcagatgcaagagttggtaatgcctcaaaccatcctttgttgaAAGAAAGAGGAAGTAGATCAAAGAGGCCCCCTACTTCTCCATCTCAGAGTAATTTTCCTGATATCATGGTACAGAGCCACCCATTCTTAGGCATAATTGATGAAGAAGAACCTGTTATTGTGAAGAAAAGCAGgggaccattagagagagcatttaaaaatgatgctagagagattgcagatcaatccgttggaagatgtctatatgcaaatggtttgtcatttaatgtggtacAATCACCATATTGGCAAGATATGTTGAGAAAGGTAAATGAGGCTACACAAGGGTACACAgggccaggttatgagaaggtgtgtagcaccttactagcaaaggaggtaaaaaacttagaaaatgcattggctcccattagaaattcatggaaacaaacaggggtgtccatcatttctgatggatggaaggataccaaaaattga